The window GCGCTGGCGTATCATTTTTACACAGACGGGAACGCGGTCTACAGCTATGCCAACATTGTCCATAAGCCGCAGGCCGTGAACAGCTATTCGCTCTCTGCTGAACAGGATTTTTTGTTTGCGCTGCGCTCGGGGAACCAGGATAAAACCCGGCTTATCTTGAACCGTATTTTTGGGGAGCTGCTGGAGCTGAATCCGCTGCCCGCCCCACAGTATGTAGAGAACATCGGATATGAGCTGGCGTTTAAAATCTGCCGGGTAATGCTGGAGCTGTTTCCGCCCGGGAAGGTGCAGGTATTGGAGCAGCAGGTGAACCAGCTCAGGAGCCGGCCGCATCCGTCGCTGCAGGAAATCCGTTCGCTGCTGGAGGGCTTATGCGCTGAAGGCTGCCGCTGGATTGAAGAGGAGCGTTCGTTTGAATCCAACCGGATTATCCACCAGGCCAAAGCCTATATATGCGCCAATCTGCATACCAGCCTGACGCTGGAGCAGGTAGCGAAGCAAATCAACCTCAGCCAGGGCTATTTTTCCAACCTGTTCAAGAAAGTGCTGGGTATCTCCTTTCAGCAATTCGTTATGCATGAGAAGATGGAGAAGGCCAAAACGATGCTGATTGAAGGGCTTCAGGTGCAGGAAATCGCCATGGAGCTTGGTTATGAACACCGGCGCTATTTCAGTGAGGTATTCAAGAAATACACCGACATGACACCCTCGGAGTTCAAAATCTCTTATCTGGGTAGGTCATAGCATCTATATACTTAGGAATACCACGGGGATGAACGATCCGCTGCAGGTGCGGGAGTTCATCCCCGTTTGAGATTAGTTCAGCAGAAATCTGCCCTTAATGTGGGTTTACCCGCATTATGAAGCCGGATGGCCTGCTCTATAATCATGGTGTAAGCAATCATCGCTTTGAACATATAAGGGGGTTAACTAATGAAAAAACAACTGCTTCTCGCTTCGCTCAGCGCGGTGCTGGCCTTCGGCCTGGCTGCTTGCGGTAACTCTAATAACGCAGAGAATTCCGGGGAGGTATCTGGATCGGGAAATGTGCCGGGTGAAAAGACGAAAATCAGCTATTGGACGGGTGACCGCCATGATGCCGACTTTGTGAAGGAGAAGGTTGCCGAGTTCAACAAAACGAACACCGACGGCATTGAGGTTGAGCTGGTCGTGAAGGGTGATGATTTCGATACGGCGCTGGACCTGTCCTTCCAGACCGCAGACGCGCCGGACGTGATCCGGGTGAAGGAGAATACCATCGGTACTTTTTATAAAAAAGAATATCTCGCACCGATCGACGAATATTTGTCAGATGAAATGAAAGCGGAATTTCCGGAGATGGCTAATCTGAACACCTTTGACGGCAAACGCTACAGCTTGCCAAACTACGGAACAACCATGCGCCTGGTTTACAACAAGGACCTGTTTGCCAAAGCGGGGATTGCCAATCCGCCAACGACCTTACAGGAACTGGTGGACACTGCCAAAAAGCTGACCGAAGCGGGGAAAGCGGACGGCGCCTACGGTTTCGCCCAGAACTTCAAAAACCCGCCCAGTGCACTTGGTCGGTCGGCCCGTGTCATTGCTGAGATGAGCGGCTTCGGCGGCTTCGGCTATGACTTCAAAACTGCCCGTTACGACTTCAGCGGCTTTAAGCCGATTATTGAGGCGTTCAAGCAGATCAAGGATGACGGCAGCATGCTGCCGGGTGTGGAATCGCTGGACATCGATCCGCTGCGGGCACAGTTTGCTGAAGGCAAAATCGGGATGTATCTGAGCTTCTCTTCGGAACCCGGGGTATACAGCACCCAATTCCCGGCCAAAATCGACTGGGCCGCAGCGCCTGCTCCGACAATTGACGGCAAAGCCAAAGGAGCTTCCGGTTTCCTCGGCGGTCAATGGCTGGCACTGAGCTCCAAGTCAAAGCATAAGGACGCTGCTTGGAAGTTCATGGAATACATGTACAGTGATCCGATACTAACTTCTTATCAGGAAAACGGGTATGGCATCTCGATGGTTCCATCCATTAGCGCCGCTGCCAAAACTCCGGAAGTGAACGGAATCGAAGGCTTCCTGCCGAACCAGTATGACGGGGTATGGCCTGTATATCCGACAGTGGCGCCTGAGGGTATGAAATCGGATGACGCCTTCTTCAAATACATGCTGAACGGCGGAGATCTGGATGCCACTATTGCCGATCTGAACAAACGCTACAACGCGGCACTGGATGATGCGATTAAGAATGACGGATTAAAGGCGGAGCCGGATCCTGGCTTTGATCCTGCGGCGCTTGCCGGTAAATTTGCCAAATAATTCTCTCTGAGGCACTTAAAGAGAAATATAAGGAGGGGGAGTCATCCCCCATCCTTATTCATTGTCAGTCAACAGGAAAGGAGCCGCTAAAGAACCCATGAACAAAACCAAGAATGCCGCCTTTGCCTACAGCTATTTACTGCCGAGCGCAATTCTAACGCTGGTGCTGGGAATTTACCCGATTGCCTGGGCATTCCGCTATATGTTCTACAATTATAAGGGCTACGGGGCGGCACGGTTCACCGGCCTCGATAATTTCACCCGGATTATGCACGATACCCAGTTTTGGGACTCTGTCGTCAACACCTTTGTTTATGCCGGAGGCAAGCTGCTGCTCTCCATCCCGCTGTCGCTGCTGCTGGCGGCGATTCTGAA of the Paenibacillus pedocola genome contains:
- a CDS encoding ABC transporter substrate-binding protein → MKKQLLLASLSAVLAFGLAACGNSNNAENSGEVSGSGNVPGEKTKISYWTGDRHDADFVKEKVAEFNKTNTDGIEVELVVKGDDFDTALDLSFQTADAPDVIRVKENTIGTFYKKEYLAPIDEYLSDEMKAEFPEMANLNTFDGKRYSLPNYGTTMRLVYNKDLFAKAGIANPPTTLQELVDTAKKLTEAGKADGAYGFAQNFKNPPSALGRSARVIAEMSGFGGFGYDFKTARYDFSGFKPIIEAFKQIKDDGSMLPGVESLDIDPLRAQFAEGKIGMYLSFSSEPGVYSTQFPAKIDWAAAPAPTIDGKAKGASGFLGGQWLALSSKSKHKDAAWKFMEYMYSDPILTSYQENGYGISMVPSISAAAKTPEVNGIEGFLPNQYDGVWPVYPTVAPEGMKSDDAFFKYMLNGGDLDATIADLNKRYNAALDDAIKNDGLKAEPDPGFDPAALAGKFAK